A genomic segment from Nodularia sphaerocarpa UHCC 0038 encodes:
- a CDS encoding Crp/Fnr family transcriptional regulator, with translation METEVFSQLFPLLSTANPQTLEWLLNVAIEHEYPVGRAVLMEDAWGNAVYFVVSGWVKVRRTSGDDSVALAILGRGDFFGEMAILDESPRSTDVIALSPVKLLSISRERFIQILFKDPQLHHRMLQLMVRRLRQINQRIQIRSYPPAVKLAHTLVSLSESYGQESSQGKEIFHIPVKDLADVTEIGVEETTKIMQKLAEKGWITIDSAKNIIHLINLKQLINLAGKA, from the coding sequence ATGGAGACTGAGGTTTTTAGTCAACTTTTTCCCTTACTGAGTACAGCCAACCCACAGACTTTGGAATGGCTACTCAACGTGGCAATTGAACACGAATACCCTGTGGGGCGAGCCGTGTTGATGGAAGATGCCTGGGGTAACGCAGTTTACTTCGTAGTTTCCGGTTGGGTGAAAGTCAGACGCACCTCCGGAGATGATTCTGTGGCTCTGGCAATTTTAGGCCGGGGTGATTTTTTCGGCGAAATGGCGATTTTGGACGAATCCCCGCGTTCAACCGATGTTATTGCCCTTTCGCCAGTGAAGTTGTTGAGTATCTCTAGAGAGCGTTTTATTCAAATATTATTTAAAGATCCGCAGTTACATCACCGGATGTTGCAACTGATGGTGCGGCGATTGCGACAAATTAACCAGCGCATACAAATCCGCTCTTATCCGCCTGCTGTCAAACTTGCTCATACCTTAGTCAGTTTGAGCGAAAGCTATGGACAAGAGTCAAGCCAAGGTAAGGAAATTTTCCATATTCCTGTGAAAGATTTAGCAGATGTGACAGAAATTGGTGTTGAAGAAACTACCAAAATTATGCAAAAACTAGCTGAAAAAGGTTGGATCACCATTGACAGTGCCAAGAATATTATTCATCTGATCAATTTGAAACAGTTGATTAACCTAGCTGGCAAGGCTTAG
- a CDS encoding M61 family metallopeptidase: MTEATAPRIEIGLQETVPMIHYLVAMPQPETHLFEVTLQLINHSSTILDLKMPVWTPGSYLVREYAKNLQYFAAFAGDKPLPWQKISKNHWQVNTSGVSELTVRYRMFANELSVRTNHLDTTHGYFNGAALFFRLPGWESLPIQITVVPPHPDWRVTTCLPAVGEQAYSFLAEDFDTLVDSPFEIGSHQSYYFEVLGKPHELAVWGEGNLQSQQAIADIQKVIQVEAQMFGGLPYEGYLFLLHLFAQAYGGLEHKNCCSLIYQRFGFRSQEKYERFVQLVAHEFFHLWNVKRIRPKGLEVFDYEQENYTPSLWFCEGTTSYYDLLIPLRAGIYDAKSYLNHLSKEISRFLTTPGRKVQSLAESSFDTWIKLYRPDANSNNSQMSYYLKGEMVSLLLDLLIRSRHGNQRSLDDVMRQMWRKFGQPEIGYTPEQLQEVIESVAGVDLTDFFESYINSTDELPFNHYLEPFGLHLIAEREEEPYLGIKAKTENGREMIKFVEFGSPAQVAGIDAGDELLAIEGIKLTALQLSDRLKDYQPNDTIAVTVFHQDELRTYSVTLGTPHPTKFQIVAVHNPDPSQKENCAGWLGAPIVTLR, translated from the coding sequence ATGACCGAAGCAACAGCACCTCGTATCGAGATTGGCCTCCAGGAAACAGTACCGATGATTCATTACCTGGTGGCAATGCCTCAACCAGAAACGCATCTGTTTGAGGTGACATTGCAGCTAATCAACCACTCATCGACGATTCTTGATTTGAAAATGCCAGTATGGACACCAGGCTCATACTTGGTGCGAGAATACGCCAAAAATTTACAATATTTTGCCGCTTTTGCTGGGGATAAGCCTTTGCCTTGGCAAAAAATTAGTAAAAACCACTGGCAGGTGAATACAAGCGGTGTCTCAGAGTTAACTGTACGTTACCGGATGTTTGCTAATGAGCTATCGGTACGGACGAATCATTTAGATACTACTCACGGGTATTTCAACGGTGCGGCACTGTTTTTTAGACTCCCTGGTTGGGAGAGTCTACCAATTCAAATTACTGTCGTACCACCACACCCAGATTGGCGGGTAACTACTTGTTTACCAGCAGTTGGTGAGCAAGCCTATAGTTTCTTGGCTGAGGATTTTGACACTCTTGTGGATAGCCCTTTTGAGATTGGTAGTCACCAATCATATTATTTTGAGGTTTTGGGTAAGCCCCATGAACTGGCTGTTTGGGGAGAGGGTAATTTACAATCACAGCAAGCAATTGCTGATATCCAGAAAGTTATCCAGGTAGAAGCGCAGATGTTTGGGGGTTTGCCCTACGAAGGATATCTTTTTCTACTGCATTTGTTTGCCCAAGCTTATGGCGGGTTGGAGCATAAAAACTGTTGCTCATTAATTTACCAGCGTTTTGGGTTTCGCTCTCAGGAGAAGTACGAGCGCTTTGTGCAATTAGTAGCACATGAATTTTTTCACTTGTGGAATGTTAAGCGCATTCGCCCTAAAGGTTTAGAAGTTTTTGATTATGAGCAGGAAAACTATACTCCTTCTTTGTGGTTCTGTGAGGGAACTACAAGTTACTACGATTTACTGATTCCTTTGCGGGCTGGCATTTATGATGCTAAGTCCTATTTAAATCATTTAAGTAAGGAAATTAGCAGATTTTTGACTACGCCAGGGCGCAAGGTGCAATCACTGGCTGAGTCGAGTTTTGATACTTGGATTAAACTTTATCGTCCAGATGCCAATAGCAACAATTCCCAAATGTCTTACTATTTGAAGGGGGAGATGGTTTCTTTGTTGCTAGATTTGCTGATTAGATCCAGACATGGGAATCAGCGATCGCTTGATGATGTGATGCGGCAAATGTGGCGGAAATTTGGACAACCAGAAATTGGCTACACTCCCGAACAGTTGCAAGAAGTAATTGAATCGGTGGCGGGTGTGGATTTGACTGATTTCTTTGAATCCTACATTAATAGCACTGACGAATTACCTTTTAATCATTACCTGGAACCTTTCGGTTTGCATCTGATAGCAGAACGGGAAGAAGAACCTTATTTAGGTATCAAGGCAAAAACCGAAAATGGGCGAGAAATGATTAAATTTGTGGAATTCGGTTCACCTGCACAAGTAGCGGGAATTGATGCAGGCGATGAGTTGTTGGCTATTGAGGGCATTAAGTTAACAGCTCTTCAACTGAGCGATCGCCTCAAAGATTACCAACCAAACGACACTATTGCCGTCACAGTGTTCCACCAAGATGAATTACGCACCTATTCTGTTACACTTGGTACACCACATCCTACTAAGTTTCAGATTGTCGCAGTACATAATCCCGATCCCTCGCAAAAGGAGAATTGTGCAGGGTGGTTAGGCGCACCGATAGTGACTCTTCGTTGA
- a CDS encoding AAA-like domain-containing protein, with protein sequence MTIDEVVLLLKASQVNSLTTLQEMILRSSWEGKTYTSIAFEAHYGEERVRKVAAHLWQLLSDFWREPINKSNFRETLSSRRLGKTHQQLIKEFNRAATAISLEFPNGPVSLNSRLYIPRPPVEELAYAEIATPGSVICIQAPKKMGKSSLILRVIARATNEGFHTVILDFQQADKVVFSSLDKFLRWLCANVSRELQLESKLNDYWDEDMGSKVSCTIYFQKYLLAAMKSPVVLVLNEVDWVFEYPEIAGEFLPLMRSWYEQSKMLEVWQKLRLVLVYSQEILTPLKLTKLPFNMGLLIKLPTFTKAQVEDLAQRHGLDWADSQNTDSLMAMVGGHPYLIRLALYHLVGRGGLEGNLQELLQQAATTEGIYHEYLRQYVLVLQGEPELATAFSEVITAINDVKLEAVTAYKLHSMGLVHLEGDRCTPACELYRLYFRGQLHTVENFTIPNELGSLHCQEKTV encoded by the coding sequence ATGACTATAGATGAAGTCGTATTGCTACTAAAAGCCAGCCAAGTCAATAGTTTGACGACTCTCCAAGAGATGATTTTGCGCTCTTCGTGGGAGGGAAAAACTTATACGAGTATAGCCTTTGAAGCCCACTACGGGGAAGAGCGTGTGCGGAAAGTTGCTGCTCATTTATGGCAATTGTTAAGCGATTTTTGGCGGGAACCTATTAATAAATCTAACTTTCGTGAAACGTTATCATCTCGCCGTCTGGGTAAAACCCATCAGCAGTTAATTAAGGAGTTTAACCGGGCCGCAACTGCTATATCTCTGGAATTTCCTAATGGACCGGTATCTCTTAATTCTAGATTATACATTCCTCGCCCGCCAGTTGAGGAACTTGCCTATGCAGAAATAGCGACACCAGGAAGTGTTATCTGTATCCAAGCTCCTAAGAAAATGGGAAAAAGTTCTTTGATTCTCAGGGTAATTGCACGGGCGACTAATGAAGGTTTTCACACAGTTATTTTAGATTTTCAGCAAGCAGATAAAGTCGTTTTTAGCAGTTTGGATAAGTTTTTACGCTGGTTGTGTGCCAATGTTAGCCGGGAGTTACAGTTAGAATCAAAACTTAATGATTACTGGGATGAGGATATGGGTAGTAAAGTTAGCTGTACTATCTATTTCCAAAAGTATTTGCTGGCGGCTATGAAAAGTCCTGTGGTTTTGGTTTTGAATGAGGTAGATTGGGTATTTGAATATCCTGAAATTGCTGGGGAATTTCTGCCTTTAATGCGTTCTTGGTATGAACAGTCCAAAATGCTGGAAGTTTGGCAAAAACTCCGCCTGGTATTGGTTTATTCTCAGGAAATTCTTACTCCTTTAAAATTGACTAAATTGCCATTCAATATGGGGTTGCTAATTAAGTTACCAACTTTTACAAAAGCGCAAGTTGAGGATTTAGCACAACGTCACGGATTAGATTGGGCTGATAGTCAGAATACTGATAGTTTAATGGCTATGGTGGGGGGACATCCTTATTTAATCAGGTTGGCTTTGTATCACCTTGTGGGTAGGGGAGGGTTAGAAGGGAATCTACAGGAACTACTACAACAAGCAGCGACTACAGAGGGAATTTATCACGAGTATTTAAGACAGTATGTATTGGTACTGCAAGGGGAGCCAGAATTGGCTACTGCTTTTTCTGAGGTAATTACGGCGATCAATGATGTGAAATTGGAGGCAGTTACAGCATATAAATTACACAGTATGGGGCTGGTACATCTGGAAGGCGATCGCTGTACTCCTGCGTGTGAGTTGTATCGGTTATATTTTCGTGGACAACTTCACACGGTTGAAAATTTCACCATTCCCAATGAATTGGGAAGCCTACACTGTCAGGAAAAAACAGTGTAG
- a CDS encoding PAS domain-containing protein: protein MYIKEPATYQMKAQVSAPSSQSFPDKHQRTQAPGDLAMSQHSPAALQMALAASGLGWWNWNLVTNQTYYDPQWKRILGYNVEEITNHYQSFEQLVHPEDLLKVQQVLQEYLKGYIPNFEMELRMLAKSGDWKWIFSGGRVFEWDEFGKPIWMTGTHRDITQEKLFQETLQQYQKQEQLLKTVRKHLNSCSQLEPLLQNILQEIREFLQIEQALIYCIQPNGRGEVVFESVTTPFTSLKDTDIQVSIPHRDLEAYQSSIRDETNTAAKLSGNINFLNQLEVKSNLVAPILLKENDDQDPTSSQKKMWGLLIIYDCCHNRQWQKWEIDAVTQISQEIGIIIQQYQLWEQVKIESTKSEIAQAQVKEKSAQLQITQGQLLQNDQMANLGQIVVEMANEIYHPLNFIYSNLHPTSQYAEDLIKLIELYQYYYPQPKSGITSYLQQFDLSLIKTDFLKLLWSMRSGSERIQEIVSALRNFSNFDADNMQKSNLHEGLDNVIRILQHRLKETQDRPGIEVIKEFGELPLIECYAGEINQVFMNILNNAIDALEERIKQDFSLIPQIYIRTEVISSHLSLVTSNHTQTANSQLGKKQKVVIHIYDNGKGILPHIKKRIFEPFFTTKPMGKAKGLGLAISQQIIVEKHHGKLRCNSQLGQGTELVIEMNTTARHYADMRRRASF, encoded by the coding sequence ATGTATATTAAAGAACCCGCTACCTACCAAATGAAAGCTCAAGTTTCAGCGCCAAGCTCTCAAAGTTTCCCAGATAAACACCAACGGACACAAGCCCCAGGAGACTTAGCAATGAGCCAGCACTCACCAGCAGCTTTACAAATGGCATTAGCCGCCAGTGGTCTAGGTTGGTGGAATTGGAATTTAGTTACCAATCAAACCTATTATGACCCTCAGTGGAAGCGAATTTTAGGGTATAACGTAGAAGAAATTACCAACCACTATCAATCCTTTGAGCAACTTGTACATCCAGAGGATTTGTTAAAAGTTCAACAGGTATTACAAGAGTATCTGAAAGGATACATTCCTAACTTTGAAATGGAATTAAGAATGTTGGCTAAATCCGGCGATTGGAAGTGGATTTTCTCTGGTGGTCGAGTATTTGAGTGGGATGAATTTGGCAAACCAATCTGGATGACAGGAACCCATAGAGATATCACCCAGGAGAAATTATTTCAGGAAACTTTGCAACAGTACCAAAAGCAGGAACAGTTATTGAAAACCGTCCGAAAACACCTAAATTCCTGTTCTCAACTTGAGCCATTACTACAAAATATATTACAAGAAATACGAGAATTTTTGCAGATTGAGCAGGCATTAATTTACTGTATTCAACCTAATGGTAGAGGTGAAGTAGTTTTTGAATCTGTTACCACACCTTTCACGTCCTTGAAAGATACAGATATTCAAGTTTCCATACCTCACAGAGATTTAGAAGCATACCAATCAAGCATTAGAGACGAAACTAACACAGCAGCTAAATTATCTGGTAACATTAATTTTCTGAATCAATTGGAAGTTAAAAGCAATTTAGTAGCTCCTATTTTATTAAAAGAAAACGATGATCAAGATCCCACATCTTCACAAAAAAAAATGTGGGGACTATTAATTATTTATGACTGTTGCCATAATCGTCAGTGGCAGAAATGGGAAATAGATGCTGTCACACAAATCAGTCAAGAAATAGGAATAATTATTCAGCAATATCAATTGTGGGAACAAGTTAAAATTGAAAGTACTAAAAGTGAGATTGCACAAGCACAAGTAAAAGAAAAATCAGCACAACTGCAAATTACCCAAGGACAATTATTACAGAATGATCAAATGGCTAATCTCGGTCAAATCGTAGTGGAGATGGCTAACGAAATTTATCATCCTCTTAACTTTATTTATAGTAATCTTCATCCTACTAGTCAGTATGCTGAAGACTTAATTAAACTCATTGAACTATATCAATATTATTATCCCCAGCCGAAGTCAGGAATTACCTCATATTTGCAACAGTTCGACTTGAGTCTGATAAAAACAGACTTTTTAAAATTGCTTTGGTCAATGCGTTCTGGCTCTGAGCGTATTCAAGAGATTGTTTCTGCTCTGCGGAATTTCTCTAATTTTGATGCTGATAATATGCAAAAATCTAACCTACATGAGGGGTTAGATAATGTGATCAGAATATTGCAGCATCGCCTTAAAGAAACCCAAGATAGACCAGGAATTGAAGTAATTAAAGAGTTTGGAGAATTACCTTTAATAGAGTGTTATGCTGGGGAGATAAATCAAGTATTCATGAATATTTTAAATAATGCAATTGATGCTTTAGAAGAAAGAATTAAACAAGACTTTTCTCTGATTCCCCAAATTTATATTCGCACAGAAGTTATCAGCAGTCATTTATCATTAGTTACAAGTAATCACACCCAAACAGCTAATTCACAACTTGGGAAAAAGCAAAAAGTTGTGATTCATATTTATGACAATGGCAAAGGAATATTACCTCATATTAAAAAGCGGATTTTTGAACCTTTCTTTACGACTAAACCAATGGGCAAAGCTAAGGGACTAGGACTAGCAATTAGTCAACAAATTATTGTGGAAAAACATCATGGTAAACTTAGATGTAACTCTCAATTAGGTCAAGGTACAGAATTGGTAATTGAAATGAATACCACAGCCCGACACTATGCTGATATGAGAAGACGCGCCAGTTTTTAG
- a CDS encoding ankyrin repeat domain-containing protein translates to MENNDVLLLKSAKSGDIDRVCALLAAGAKVDLCDRDGTTALMFAANLGYTEIVRSLLDAGANINLPRKRYGLTALMLAASSNQLEIVQLLVSRGADVNAINEDGSTALMAAALKGYVNIVQILLAAGAQVNITDQDDDTALKLAVKFGHAAIIELLSQNNTNVNLCDQEGETLLMIAADLGRLDIVQALLVAGADVNQKNADGSTALFAAAAAGHSSIASALLDQGAKINHQDKDGETALHLAVVEGYIDVVQVLLNRGADPQIANHLGDTPMLVAALQGHSQIVEILLRSSGKMNGTTLGIPLMLAISQGNTETVKILLDYGADAHTLGNDSKTALIKAAEGNYPGIIRLLLAKGAKVNFQDLAGATALMWAVSGGYSGVVQILLQAGADINVKNRGGYTALMIAEFNGYKNIIQSLQKAGAQE, encoded by the coding sequence ATGGAAAATAACGATGTGTTGCTGCTAAAATCTGCTAAAAGTGGCGATATTGACCGGGTTTGTGCGCTACTGGCTGCTGGTGCTAAAGTTGACCTGTGCGATCGCGATGGGACTACAGCCTTAATGTTTGCTGCCAACTTAGGTTACACTGAAATAGTGCGATCGCTATTAGATGCTGGGGCAAATATTAACCTGCCTAGAAAGCGCTATGGTTTAACAGCTTTGATGTTAGCTGCTAGTAGTAATCAACTGGAAATTGTGCAGCTTTTGGTATCTAGAGGTGCTGATGTCAATGCCATTAATGAAGATGGCAGCACAGCTTTAATGGCAGCTGCACTTAAAGGTTATGTTAATATAGTGCAAATCTTACTAGCTGCTGGCGCTCAAGTAAATATCACAGACCAAGATGATGATACCGCTTTGAAATTGGCTGTAAAATTCGGTCATGCAGCAATTATAGAACTATTATCACAAAATAATACAAATGTCAACCTCTGTGATCAAGAAGGTGAAACACTTTTGATGATCGCTGCTGACTTGGGACGTTTGGACATTGTACAAGCATTGCTGGTAGCCGGGGCTGATGTCAACCAGAAGAACGCAGATGGTAGTACGGCGCTATTTGCAGCCGCAGCAGCAGGGCATAGTTCCATTGCATCTGCTTTACTAGATCAAGGTGCCAAGATTAATCATCAAGACAAAGATGGTGAAACAGCCCTACATCTGGCTGTTGTAGAAGGTTACATTGATGTAGTGCAAGTATTGCTTAACCGAGGTGCAGATCCCCAAATTGCCAATCATCTGGGTGACACACCAATGCTTGTCGCCGCATTACAGGGACATAGCCAAATCGTCGAGATATTGCTGCGTTCTAGTGGAAAGATGAATGGGACAACTCTGGGGATACCTCTGATGCTAGCAATATCCCAGGGAAATACTGAGACAGTAAAGATATTACTAGACTACGGTGCTGATGCTCATACTTTAGGGAATGATAGCAAAACAGCTTTAATTAAAGCAGCAGAAGGCAATTATCCAGGGATTATCCGGTTATTGCTGGCTAAGGGTGCAAAGGTGAATTTTCAGGACTTAGCAGGGGCAACAGCATTAATGTGGGCAGTCTCTGGGGGCTATAGTGGAGTTGTACAAATATTACTCCAAGCTGGGGCAGATATAAATGTCAAAAATCGGGGCGGATATACGGCTTTGATGATTGCAGAATTTAATGGGTATAAAAATATAATTCAAAGTCTGCAAAAAGCGGGCGCACAGGAATAA
- a CDS encoding DUF4079 domain-containing protein codes for MNLELSSEVKYWLNFFHPVTMWGLFALSLYAAYSGLQVQRTRNAQGDEKKELIKGKYNLKHHQMGSILLGLMVTGAIGGMAVTYINNGKLFVGPHLLAGLGMTGLIAFSASLSPFMQKGANWARATHIVLNFALLGLFTWQAITGVQIVQRILTNA; via the coding sequence ATGAATTTGGAACTGTCATCTGAAGTTAAATATTGGCTAAACTTTTTTCACCCAGTCACCATGTGGGGACTATTCGCACTCTCACTGTATGCTGCCTACTCAGGGCTACAAGTACAGCGTACCAGAAACGCTCAAGGAGATGAAAAGAAAGAATTGATTAAAGGTAAGTATAACCTTAAACACCACCAAATGGGTTCTATACTCTTAGGTTTGATGGTGACAGGTGCGATTGGTGGTATGGCTGTTACCTACATCAATAACGGGAAGTTATTTGTGGGGCCGCATTTACTAGCTGGACTGGGAATGACTGGTTTAATCGCATTTTCGGCTTCTTTATCTCCTTTTATGCAAAAAGGAGCAAATTGGGCGCGTGCAACGCATATTGTTTTAAATTTCGCCCTTTTAGGATTATTTACTTGGCAGGCTATCACTGGAGTGCAAATTGTCCAAAGAATTCTCACTAATGCTTAG
- a CDS encoding DUF1997 domain-containing protein codes for MLSRNGEYQSWDIKETVQPVASSLTESEETPTEATVGSFTKFYGHYSDSMEMYASAHTVSEYLQSHASWFSRCAEPMKVQPLGENGYAVIIGRFGSFGYDVEPKIGLELLPPEQGIYRIRTIPVPDYHPPGYDVDYQASLQLVENAQDNSNSGFSEITRIEWELDLLVNLHFPKFIQRLPKSLVQSTGDRLLNQIVRQVSRRLTRKVQENFHQSLKLPFRC; via the coding sequence ATGCTTTCGAGAAACGGCGAATATCAATCTTGGGATATAAAAGAAACAGTTCAGCCCGTAGCGTCAAGTTTAACAGAATCTGAGGAAACACCTACAGAGGCAACTGTCGGCTCATTTACCAAATTTTACGGTCATTATAGCGATTCAATGGAAATGTATGCCTCAGCCCATACTGTTTCTGAGTATCTTCAAAGTCACGCCTCATGGTTTTCGCGCTGTGCTGAACCGATGAAGGTACAACCCTTGGGCGAAAATGGTTATGCTGTGATTATCGGTCGTTTTGGCTCTTTTGGTTATGACGTAGAGCCAAAAATTGGTTTAGAACTTTTACCCCCAGAGCAAGGAATATACCGGATTCGCACAATCCCTGTTCCTGACTACCATCCGCCTGGTTATGATGTAGACTATCAGGCATCGCTACAGTTGGTAGAAAATGCCCAGGACAACTCGAATAGCGGTTTTAGTGAGATTACACGCATTGAATGGGAATTAGATTTGTTAGTTAATCTGCACTTTCCCAAATTTATTCAACGATTGCCCAAGTCTTTAGTTCAATCTACAGGCGATCGCTTACTTAATCAAATCGTCCGTCAAGTATCCCGGCGCTTAACCCGCAAAGTCCAGGAAAATTTTCATCAATCTTTAAAACTCCCCTTTCGGTGCTAA
- a CDS encoding Nif3-like dinuclear metal center hexameric protein, giving the protein MKIADLITWFEEWANPAWCESWDNCGWQIQPGVLEQKARVLVCLTPTLAVMHEAIALNANLIFAHHPLIFNPLKSLSTGEAIADMAKLAFTHNIGIYSAHTNFDQVQDGTADVLAQILNLKETTPIVPTQGGLGYGRVGLLEPFLTLQELLATIQTRLAAPQLIFSPTADLQQRISRVAVLGGSGAGYISEVVKTHAQAYLTSDCKFHQFQESRDRHLILIDAGHYATERPACDRLVQRFISLNLDWVKLSHKDEDFRQFFP; this is encoded by the coding sequence GTGAAAATTGCTGATTTAATTACTTGGTTTGAAGAATGGGCAAATCCTGCTTGGTGTGAAAGCTGGGATAATTGCGGTTGGCAAATTCAGCCGGGTGTGTTAGAGCAAAAGGCGCGGGTGTTGGTTTGTTTGACACCGACTTTGGCTGTGATGCACGAAGCGATCGCTCTCAATGCTAATCTAATTTTTGCTCATCATCCACTGATTTTTAATCCTCTCAAGTCTTTATCTACTGGTGAAGCGATCGCCGACATGGCAAAATTAGCTTTTACCCATAATATTGGCATTTACAGCGCCCACACCAATTTTGATCAAGTACAGGATGGTACTGCTGACGTTTTGGCTCAAATTTTAAACTTGAAGGAAACCACCCCCATAGTACCCACACAAGGGGGATTGGGCTACGGACGTGTTGGTTTACTAGAACCATTTCTGACTTTACAAGAATTACTCGCGACAATTCAAACCCGACTCGCAGCGCCGCAGTTAATTTTTTCCCCCACTGCTGACTTACAACAGAGGATTTCACGAGTGGCTGTGTTGGGCGGTTCCGGCGCTGGTTATATTTCGGAAGTAGTCAAAACTCATGCTCAAGCTTATTTAACTTCTGATTGTAAATTCCATCAGTTTCAGGAAAGCCGCGATCGCCATTTAATTTTAATCGATGCTGGACATTATGCCACTGAACGCCCGGCTTGCGATCGCTTAGTACAAAGATTTATCTCTTTAAATCTAGACTGGGTGAAATTGAGTCACAAAGATGAAGATTTTCGCCAGTTTTTTCCGTGA
- a CDS encoding DUF6679 family protein — MLHRKIYQLCCDGREVCVFLRDQQRWIERARILDIEGDLVTLRYETDEDDEVCAWEEMVRLESIGSVTQKLASVPRGNAEFLMTEDCPESERIRNHSPDSNPE; from the coding sequence ATGCTACACCGCAAGATTTATCAACTGTGTTGCGACGGGCGCGAGGTATGTGTATTCTTGCGGGACCAGCAACGCTGGATTGAACGCGCCCGCATCCTCGACATAGAGGGAGATTTAGTGACTCTACGCTATGAAACAGACGAGGACGACGAAGTTTGTGCCTGGGAGGAAATGGTTCGTTTGGAAAGCATTGGCTCTGTAACTCAAAAGTTAGCCTCAGTGCCACGCGGTAATGCCGAATTTCTGATGACGGAAGATTGTCCAGAATCAGAGCGGATCCGTAACCATTCTCCTGACTCAAATCCTGAGTAA